The following proteins come from a genomic window of Aerosakkonema funiforme FACHB-1375:
- a CDS encoding ankyrin repeat domain-containing protein, translated as MMRPFYLLTKAIQSNDVETVKNLLQQGVELNPVWDFSPLADATRQGNLEIMKLLIKAGADVNLQMEEGDTALMDAALAGNLDAVKILVEAGADVNLKNCSGEHALSMAAYNAHEEIFYYLEPLTIPKWEPGAKILAEAKRRKKSRNVKGVWVDTS; from the coding sequence ATGATGAGACCTTTTTACCTACTTACCAAAGCAATTCAATCAAATGATGTAGAAACTGTCAAAAACCTGCTTCAGCAAGGAGTAGAGCTTAATCCCGTATGGGATTTCTCTCCTCTAGCAGACGCGACAAGGCAAGGGAATTTGGAGATTATGAAATTGCTGATTAAAGCGGGTGCTGATGTGAATTTACAAATGGAAGAAGGAGACACCGCTTTAATGGATGCAGCTCTGGCGGGGAATCTTGATGCTGTAAAAATACTGGTTGAAGCTGGTGCAGATGTAAATCTTAAAAACTGTTCTGGAGAACACGCTCTGAGTATGGCTGCTTATAACGCACATGAGGAAATATTTTATTATCTTGAGCCTTTAACAATTCCAAAATGGGAACCTGGAGCAAAAATTTTAGCTGAAGCTAAACGGAGGAAAAAGAGCCGAAATGTGAAAGGAGTATGGGTTGATACTTCGTAA
- the polA gene encoding DNA polymerase I, whose protein sequence is MRIMSKSSSAAPENLPAIVLVDGHSLAFRSYYAFAKGRDGGLKTKTGIPTSVCFGFLKSLLAIIESQKPEGIAIAFDLGLPTFRHEADDTYKADRTETPEDFIADLKNLHELLDAFNLPIVTAPGYEADDVLGTLATQASAGGYRVKILSGDKDLFQLVDTDKKISVLYLGRNFLQRGSTAGLAEFGPEEVKEKMGILPEQVVDYKALCGDTSDNIPGVKGIGDKTAVELLTEYGSLDKIYAALDAIKGAKKTKLETGKEAAYHSQHLAKIVTDVPLNISLEDCKLKGFDNAGLEPLLEKLEFKTYLKKIKELQQAFGGIAEDLGGQDAHPTRQDAETRNEETTFAFPESEDLAFFSFEETQAAQKKPDSAITPQIIDTPDKLKELVKQLQLCTNSTTPVAWDTETSDLEPRDAELVGIGCCWGINPDEIAYIPISHKKGANLDKAEVLEALRPILESDKYPKTLHNAKFDRLVFRCQGIKLAVVAFETMLASYVLNPENSHSLSDLALRYLDINIQSYADLGIPKGKNIADLDIAKVADYCGMQVYATFQLVGKLREQLKTAAKLDDLLLEVEQPLEPVLAEMEYVGIRIDAAYLKELSQKLEKDLETIEQKAYEVAGEKFNLGSPKQLSQLLFEKLKLDPKKSRKIATGYSTDAGTLERLQGDHPVVDEILEYRTLSKLKSTYVDALPTLIRSDTQRVHTNFNQTVTATGRLSSSEPNLQNIPIRTEFSRLIRKAFLPENNWLMVSADYSQIELRILAHLSQEPVLVEAYKNNEDIHTVTARIVFEKEKVTSDERRLAKTINFGVIYGMGSLKFSRSTGVNKASANEFIKKFYVRYPKVFEYLERMKREAIAHGYVETICGRRRYFNFESGSVRSYLNCNPDEIDFDKLKKMSASDAQLLRAAANAPIQGSSADIIKIAMIKLHQILQKYQARLVLQVHDELVFEVPPSEWEELQPKIRETMENAVQLTVPLVVDVHVGQNWMETK, encoded by the coding sequence ATGAGGATTATGTCAAAATCCTCATCTGCTGCACCGGAAAATTTACCTGCGATCGTTTTGGTTGACGGTCATTCGTTGGCGTTTCGCTCCTATTATGCCTTTGCCAAAGGTCGCGATGGCGGTTTGAAAACGAAAACGGGAATACCGACAAGTGTGTGTTTCGGTTTCCTCAAGTCGTTGTTAGCGATTATCGAATCCCAGAAACCAGAAGGGATTGCGATCGCATTTGACTTGGGTTTGCCAACTTTCCGCCATGAGGCAGATGACACCTATAAAGCCGATCGTACAGAAACTCCTGAAGATTTTATCGCCGATTTGAAAAATCTTCACGAACTTCTCGACGCTTTCAACTTACCAATTGTAACCGCTCCCGGCTACGAGGCGGATGATGTGCTGGGAACCTTGGCAACTCAGGCGAGTGCAGGGGGTTACAGGGTGAAAATTTTAAGCGGAGATAAAGATTTATTCCAATTGGTTGACACCGATAAGAAAATAAGCGTTTTGTATTTGGGTAGAAACTTCCTACAGCGCGGTAGCACCGCCGGACTGGCAGAGTTTGGGCCAGAAGAAGTAAAAGAAAAAATGGGCATCTTACCAGAACAAGTTGTTGATTACAAGGCTCTGTGTGGCGATACTTCTGATAATATTCCCGGCGTGAAGGGAATAGGCGATAAAACAGCGGTGGAATTGCTGACGGAGTACGGTTCGCTTGACAAAATCTATGCTGCTTTGGATGCAATTAAAGGTGCGAAGAAAACCAAGTTGGAAACGGGGAAAGAAGCAGCTTATCATTCTCAGCACTTAGCCAAAATAGTGACTGATGTGCCTTTGAATATAAGTTTAGAAGATTGCAAGCTGAAGGGTTTTGATAATGCAGGTTTAGAACCGCTACTGGAAAAATTAGAGTTCAAAACTTATTTGAAAAAAATTAAGGAGTTACAGCAAGCATTTGGTGGAATTGCTGAGGATCTGGGCGGGCAAGATGCCCACCCCACAAGACAAGATGCGGAGACAAGAAATGAGGAAACAACTTTTGCTTTTCCGGAATCTGAAGATTTGGCATTTTTCAGTTTTGAGGAAACGCAAGCAGCACAGAAAAAACCGGATTCTGCAATTACACCTCAGATTATCGATACTCCAGACAAACTGAAAGAACTGGTAAAACAACTGCAACTTTGCACGAATTCAACTACACCTGTGGCGTGGGATACGGAAACAAGCGATTTAGAACCGCGAGATGCTGAATTAGTGGGAATTGGCTGTTGCTGGGGAATAAATCCAGATGAGATTGCTTATATTCCAATTAGCCACAAAAAAGGTGCAAACTTAGATAAAGCAGAAGTTTTAGAGGCATTGCGTCCGATTTTAGAGAGTGATAAATATCCGAAAACGCTACATAATGCGAAGTTCGATCGCTTAGTATTTCGGTGTCAGGGAATTAAGCTGGCCGTCGTTGCGTTTGAAACCATGCTGGCTAGTTATGTTTTGAATCCAGAAAACAGTCACAGCCTCAGCGATTTGGCGCTGCGATATTTAGATATAAATATTCAAAGTTATGCAGATTTAGGAATACCGAAAGGTAAAAATATCGCCGATTTAGATATCGCTAAAGTGGCAGATTACTGCGGAATGCAAGTATATGCGACATTTCAACTTGTTGGCAAACTGCGCGAACAACTAAAAACCGCTGCCAAACTAGACGATTTGCTGCTGGAAGTCGAACAACCGTTAGAACCAGTGTTAGCAGAAATGGAGTATGTCGGCATTAGGATTGATGCTGCATATCTGAAAGAACTATCGCAAAAGCTGGAAAAAGATTTGGAAACGATCGAACAAAAAGCTTATGAGGTTGCTGGAGAAAAATTTAATTTGGGTTCCCCTAAGCAATTGAGTCAGCTACTGTTTGAAAAACTGAAACTAGATCCAAAAAAATCTCGGAAAATCGCGACGGGTTATTCTACCGACGCTGGTACACTGGAAAGACTGCAAGGAGATCATCCAGTTGTGGATGAGATTCTCGAATATCGCACTTTATCTAAATTGAAATCAACTTATGTAGATGCGCTACCCACACTGATTCGATCTGATACTCAGCGGGTGCATACAAATTTTAATCAAACGGTGACTGCAACTGGAAGGCTGTCTTCTTCCGAACCGAATTTGCAGAATATTCCCATTCGCACTGAGTTTAGCCGCCTCATTCGCAAAGCTTTTTTGCCAGAAAATAACTGGTTGATGGTATCGGCGGATTATTCCCAAATCGAGTTGCGAATTTTGGCGCATTTGAGTCAAGAACCTGTACTTGTTGAAGCATATAAAAATAACGAAGATATTCACACTGTCACGGCGCGGATAGTGTTTGAAAAGGAAAAAGTTACTTCTGACGAACGCCGCTTGGCGAAAACGATTAACTTTGGCGTGATTTATGGAATGGGGTCGCTGAAATTTTCGCGATCGACTGGCGTAAATAAGGCAAGTGCGAATGAGTTTATCAAAAAATTCTACGTTCGCTACCCAAAAGTTTTTGAATATTTGGAGAGAATGAAACGAGAAGCGATCGCACACGGTTACGTCGAAACAATTTGCGGACGCCGCCGCTATTTCAACTTTGAAAGTGGTAGCGTTCGCAGCTATCTAAACTGTAACCCAGACGAGATCGACTTCGATAAACTCAAGAAAATGAGTGCGTCTGACGCACAACTTTTACGCGCTGCTGCTAATGCACCCATTCAAGGTTCCAGCGCCGATATCATCAAAATTGCCATGATAAAACTGCACCAAATTTTACAGAAATATCAGGCGCGTTTGGTATTGCAAGTGCATGATGAATTGGTGTTTGAAGTTCCGCCATCTGAGTGGGAAGAATTGCAACCGAAGATTCGAGAAACAATGGAGAATGCCGTGCAATTAACTGTGCCTTTAGTAGTTGACGTTCATGTCGGGCAAAATTGGATGGAGACGAAGTAA
- a CDS encoding Cof-type HAD-IIB family hydrolase produces MQESAIDREIKLLVLDIDGTIAGESNQIREPVKQAIKAVQAKGVQVAIATGRMYRSALRFHQDIGSQLPLIVYQGALIKDPTTQKVLRHLPVAKKIALQLLDYFEQPELRSLLSVHFYINDRLYVRQITPETEIYAQRSAIEPIPVGDLRLALTGDNGEDICPTKVLALSDDTDTIERLLGSLKQQYTPAELYLTKSVATFFEATNPWVNKGTAVRYLAEDILGLESGNVMAVGDNYNDVEMLEYAGVGVAMANSPFDVQAIAHWVAPSVEEDGVVAAIEKFIL; encoded by the coding sequence ATGCAGGAAAGTGCAATTGACCGAGAAATAAAACTCTTGGTCTTAGACATCGACGGAACGATCGCAGGCGAGTCGAATCAAATTCGCGAACCGGTCAAACAAGCAATTAAAGCAGTACAAGCAAAAGGTGTGCAAGTTGCGATCGCTACAGGTCGGATGTACCGTTCTGCTTTGCGCTTCCATCAAGACATCGGCTCGCAACTACCCCTGATAGTTTATCAGGGAGCGTTGATTAAAGACCCAACCACGCAAAAAGTGCTGCGTCATCTGCCAGTAGCAAAAAAAATTGCCTTGCAACTGCTAGACTACTTCGAGCAACCGGAATTGCGATCGCTGCTTTCCGTACACTTCTACATCAACGATCGCCTCTACGTGCGTCAAATTACCCCCGAAACCGAGATTTACGCACAACGTTCTGCGATCGAGCCTATCCCAGTAGGCGACCTGCGCCTAGCGCTCACAGGAGATAACGGAGAAGATATTTGTCCTACTAAAGTATTAGCACTCAGCGACGATACCGATACGATCGAGCGTTTGTTGGGTTCATTAAAGCAGCAGTACACCCCAGCAGAACTTTACCTTACCAAATCCGTAGCCACCTTTTTTGAAGCTACCAACCCGTGGGTGAACAAAGGTACCGCCGTTCGTTATCTTGCTGAAGACATTCTAGGACTTGAGTCTGGCAACGTTATGGCGGTTGGAGATAACTATAACGATGTCGAAATGCTTGAGTACGCCGGTGTCGGTGTAGCGATGGCAAATAGCCCTTTCGACGTACAGGCGATCGCTCATTGGGTAGCTCCCAGCGTTGAGGAAGATGGCGTTGTCGCTGCCATTGAAAAATTTATCCTCTAA
- a CDS encoding DALR anticodon-binding domain-containing protein — translation MNEDLPMMDFPAIAYALRLYLQEAMDLLSQKLGIADPDIGFDRDVQGWNATGTFDVYQFQDKTQILYVSPIALRLSKLSRIPTADLAGAIVDELYGLGEERYPEIKLYFTIKVAERGWIHWHLSDLAISAWLQGLVEGEGLESQKSKVKSQKKKALGQGGRGEKVASVLSTEGVANQDSAIFTIQYAHARCCSLLRMAHREGAIALAEADAEMTPTHWCIVSPKPIPWLTGEKKLRLIHPAERTLISSLFVLLDTLYCPSSSGRAIDWQKIALDLGQTFETFYSRCRIWGEVKTEDPHLSQARLGLFAATQPFLRLLLEDFLAVSAPLEL, via the coding sequence GTGAATGAAGATTTACCGATGATGGATTTTCCTGCGATCGCATATGCGCTGCGGCTCTACTTACAAGAGGCAATGGATTTGCTCAGTCAAAAGCTAGGTATTGCAGATCCTGACATTGGCTTCGATCGGGATGTGCAGGGTTGGAACGCGACAGGAACTTTTGATGTATACCAATTTCAGGATAAAACTCAGATACTTTACGTGTCGCCCATCGCGCTCAGGCTGTCAAAGTTATCGAGAATACCAACTGCGGATTTGGCAGGTGCGATCGTAGATGAACTCTACGGATTAGGGGAAGAGCGTTACCCTGAGATTAAACTTTATTTTACTATTAAAGTCGCAGAGCGAGGCTGGATTCACTGGCATTTGAGCGATTTGGCTATATCAGCGTGGTTGCAGGGTTTGGTTGAGGGTGAGGGGCTAGAAAGTCAAAAGTCAAAAGTCAAAAGTCAAAAGAAAAAGGCCCTTGGGCAGGGGGGCAGAGGAGAAAAAGTTGCCTCTGTACTTAGCACTGAAGGAGTCGCCAATCAGGATTCCGCAATTTTTACGATCCAGTACGCTCATGCTCGCTGTTGCTCGCTGTTGCGTATGGCGCACCGAGAAGGAGCGATCGCGCTGGCAGAAGCCGATGCGGAAATGACTCCGACACACTGGTGCATTGTTTCTCCCAAGCCGATTCCGTGGCTGACAGGTGAGAAAAAACTGCGGTTGATACACCCAGCCGAACGCACTCTGATTTCGTCTTTGTTTGTGTTGCTGGATACTTTGTATTGCCCCTCGTCTTCTGGGCGTGCGATCGATTGGCAGAAAATAGCGCTGGATCTGGGCCAAACATTCGAGACGTTTTATAGCCGATGTCGCATTTGGGGTGAGGTGAAGACAGAAGATCCGCATCTGTCTCAAGCGAGATTGGGCTTGTTCGCAGCTACTCAACCCTTTCTGCGCTTGCTTTTGGAAGACTTTTTAGCTGTGTCGGCCCCACTGGAACTATAA
- a CDS encoding Crp/Fnr family transcriptional regulator, which produces MVQQSLSIQPNPVSSDTLRPEASRPFLTWQRILDWANEHYRCRTFSKDEKIPARPGLLYLVQRGAVRMVGVAQVSATHRNLNSRASTLNQEEAFLGFVGAGQPFEIVAQSPFTLHSYAHVDQTAVVWMYWHDLDNWPHFRREVLDAFRYQHQRKLLWLSTLGQRRTIDRLLGFLTLLIEEFGEPCEQGYSLPWTLTHAQIGSAIGSTRVTVTRLMGKLRQRGLIHTQDDNLICLPTDTALRR; this is translated from the coding sequence ATGGTGCAACAGTCTCTCTCCATACAACCAAACCCTGTAAGCTCAGATACACTGCGACCGGAAGCATCGCGACCGTTTTTAACCTGGCAGCGAATATTAGACTGGGCTAACGAACATTATCGGTGTCGCACTTTCAGCAAAGACGAAAAAATTCCAGCGCGACCTGGGTTGCTGTATTTAGTACAGCGAGGTGCTGTGCGAATGGTAGGTGTTGCCCAAGTGAGCGCCACCCATCGCAACCTTAACTCTCGCGCCTCCACCCTTAACCAAGAGGAAGCCTTCTTAGGCTTTGTAGGTGCCGGACAACCATTTGAAATTGTAGCTCAGTCCCCATTTACGCTCCACAGCTACGCCCACGTAGATCAAACAGCCGTAGTGTGGATGTACTGGCACGACCTAGACAACTGGCCCCACTTCCGGCGCGAAGTTTTAGATGCGTTTCGCTACCAGCACCAGCGCAAGCTACTGTGGCTGAGTACTCTCGGACAGCGCCGCACGATCGATCGTCTGTTAGGATTTCTCACCCTCTTGATTGAGGAATTTGGCGAACCCTGCGAGCAAGGGTACTCTCTTCCCTGGACTCTCACCCACGCCCAAATTGGCAGCGCGATCGGTTCGACTCGCGTGACAGTAACTCGCTTAATGGGCAAGTTACGCCAGAGGGGATTAATTCATACCCAAGACGACAATCTGATCTGTTTGCCCACCGATACGGCACTACGTCGCTAA
- a CDS encoding sensor histidine kinase → MKNQTPARIILELTASNWYFCLQVLQRALESVGWIRALLIAGENSDLCKKIELFWSEIIEASLGLEYSKSGVEELYPMPDNESGAYCYSSATEAEALAKEECKAAAIVTVGSLAELYQLRNSSARSWHSTVVNYPDSENNLQTNSAKAARTWGEKKGESIPPIQLVSLPGVEASVIVLSSDLNLWMQIEPVKTPENTHQNWQVSLIFDPHKIVELLAIPAIATVLPYYSELMAADLTNNNSIVKRLWLQLLSLLQPYRAIAPAQQNHSSHAAKQIEKHENWRENTLKLASNPQMSSTSVLSSSSLESASIPVLLEPLFWESPIGILCESLDGGILRANPAFEKLIGYTEAQLRRLDCRAISHPEDFAAEVRCIQQIVRGSLQRQTLQKRYICRDGTIVWTEVTISQIDSAEADDRYLLVFVKDVTSIQRAEQELQKRRQWEALLSEIAATIRSSFDFPKILEIAVRRLRSVLNTDRVLAYQLQPDQSGVCVAEAVEPAYPVIWRQTFSPETIPTSYLKAYSQGRLWHTADIYAEALSVCHQQMLEAMKVRSMMAVPIQRPDDELQEEGSRPLWGLIFVHHCRTPRQWTPDEQQLVQAVANQVAIAFEQSLRVQQLQAYTKELEERVKERTRSLERSLQFEQLIRNLTKVLHQVDLDENQMLEVAVEGLVKTLGVAGGYGCLFNRNNGVLEVRYEYLRKAEIYSFTSHTFGEKQEKNQQNSPITSGSLLGVCLSLEDLPESSRNGLLAGKSCFISNQLQKSIARGESETLAIVPIFDALGLIGAICLRAGRSEAAATTERQLEADEIQLVEQVASQCAIAIDRSRTWRCLQAQNQELATLNRVKGELIANTSHELRTPLTAILGFSSVLIQECFGTLNSKQKEYVERINTSGQHLLALINDILDLSRIEAGRLELEPQVVFIAEVVESAIDLIRERAQEQGLTLEVELDPDLEYCVADPRRLKQMLLNLLINAIKFTPAGKVGLKVYRSHLLSESGSTDKINFLVWDNGIGIDLEDQGKLFSPFSQIDSSLSRRYPGTGLGLAIVRKLAELHGGSITLESRKGQGARFTLSLPLLSASE, encoded by the coding sequence ATGAAAAACCAGACTCCAGCACGAATCATACTAGAATTGACAGCTTCAAACTGGTATTTTTGCTTACAAGTTCTGCAAAGAGCTTTGGAATCAGTTGGATGGATAAGAGCTTTACTGATAGCAGGCGAAAACTCAGATCTGTGTAAGAAAATAGAGCTATTTTGGTCGGAAATAATAGAAGCTTCTTTGGGACTAGAGTATAGTAAATCGGGAGTAGAAGAGCTTTACCCGATGCCCGACAATGAATCTGGTGCATACTGTTATTCATCTGCTACTGAAGCAGAAGCATTGGCTAAAGAAGAATGTAAGGCAGCGGCGATCGTTACTGTAGGATCTTTGGCAGAGCTTTACCAGCTGAGGAATTCTTCCGCTCGCTCTTGGCATAGCACAGTTGTAAATTATCCGGACTCCGAGAATAACCTGCAAACAAACTCTGCCAAAGCAGCTCGCACATGGGGAGAAAAGAAGGGCGAATCTATTCCACCAATACAGCTTGTAAGTCTGCCAGGAGTAGAAGCGAGCGTAATTGTATTATCTAGCGATCTGAATTTATGGATGCAAATAGAGCCAGTAAAAACGCCAGAAAATACTCACCAAAACTGGCAAGTTTCCCTAATTTTCGATCCGCACAAAATAGTCGAATTGCTTGCTATCCCAGCGATCGCAACTGTTCTACCTTACTATTCGGAATTGATGGCGGCGGATCTGACGAACAACAACAGCATTGTCAAACGCTTGTGGCTGCAACTGCTATCATTGCTTCAACCATATCGTGCGATCGCGCCAGCGCAACAAAATCACAGTTCTCATGCTGCCAAGCAAATAGAAAAGCATGAGAACTGGCGAGAAAACACACTTAAACTTGCTTCTAACCCGCAAATGTCGAGTACCTCAGTATTATCTTCGTCATCTTTAGAGAGTGCATCCATACCTGTGCTGCTAGAACCGCTGTTCTGGGAGTCGCCGATCGGAATTCTTTGCGAGAGCTTAGATGGAGGTATTCTCAGAGCAAATCCAGCTTTCGAGAAATTGATAGGTTACACAGAAGCACAATTGCGACGACTGGATTGTCGAGCTATCAGTCATCCTGAAGATTTCGCGGCGGAAGTTAGGTGTATTCAGCAAATAGTCAGGGGAAGTTTACAACGACAAACGCTGCAAAAGCGCTATATTTGCCGAGATGGGACGATTGTCTGGACAGAAGTGACGATATCGCAGATCGATAGCGCCGAAGCAGACGATCGCTACTTACTGGTATTCGTAAAAGATGTAACCTCTATTCAACGAGCGGAACAGGAACTGCAAAAGCGGCGACAGTGGGAAGCGCTGTTGAGCGAAATAGCGGCTACGATCCGCAGTTCGTTCGATTTTCCTAAAATTCTGGAGATTGCGGTCAGACGGCTGCGATCGGTTCTCAATACCGATCGAGTGCTTGCCTATCAGTTGCAACCAGACCAAAGCGGTGTTTGCGTAGCGGAAGCAGTCGAGCCTGCTTACCCGGTAATTTGGCGGCAAACTTTTTCACCGGAAACAATTCCCACAAGCTATCTAAAAGCTTACAGTCAAGGTCGCCTCTGGCATACAGCAGATATCTATGCAGAAGCATTATCTGTCTGCCATCAGCAAATGCTGGAAGCGATGAAGGTACGCAGTATGATGGCGGTACCAATTCAACGCCCAGATGACGAGTTACAGGAAGAAGGATCGCGCCCTCTGTGGGGTTTAATATTTGTTCATCATTGCCGTACCCCCCGACAGTGGACGCCAGACGAACAACAGCTAGTGCAGGCAGTTGCCAATCAGGTGGCCATTGCTTTTGAGCAGTCGCTGAGAGTCCAGCAACTGCAAGCATATACTAAAGAATTGGAAGAACGGGTGAAAGAGCGGACTCGTTCGTTGGAAAGATCTCTGCAATTTGAGCAACTGATTCGCAACCTAACTAAAGTGCTACATCAGGTGGATCTTGATGAAAACCAAATGCTGGAAGTTGCTGTGGAAGGTTTAGTAAAAACGCTGGGAGTTGCAGGTGGTTACGGATGTCTTTTTAACAGAAACAACGGTGTGCTGGAGGTGCGTTACGAATATTTGAGGAAGGCAGAGATTTACAGCTTTACTTCTCACACGTTCGGCGAAAAGCAGGAAAAAAACCAGCAAAACTCTCCCATAACTAGCGGCTCTTTGCTAGGGGTGTGCTTGTCGCTAGAGGATTTGCCTGAAAGTAGCCGCAATGGGCTTTTAGCTGGAAAAAGCTGTTTTATAAGTAATCAATTACAAAAGTCGATCGCGCGGGGCGAGAGCGAAACTTTAGCGATCGTGCCTATTTTTGATGCACTGGGCTTAATTGGCGCTATTTGTCTGCGTGCGGGTAGAAGTGAAGCAGCGGCTACTACTGAGCGTCAATTGGAGGCAGATGAAATTCAGCTGGTCGAGCAAGTGGCGAGTCAATGCGCGATCGCGATCGACAGATCCCGCACTTGGCGATGCTTGCAAGCACAAAACCAGGAACTGGCAACCCTCAATCGCGTCAAAGGAGAACTGATTGCCAACACCAGTCACGAGCTGCGGACACCCTTAACCGCTATTCTCGGTTTTTCAAGTGTCCTCATTCAAGAATGCTTTGGCACACTTAATAGCAAACAGAAAGAATATGTGGAACGAATCAACACCAGCGGTCAACACCTGCTGGCGCTGATCAACGATATTCTCGATCTTTCTCGCATTGAGGCAGGTCGCTTGGAACTGGAACCGCAAGTAGTTTTTATCGCCGAAGTAGTCGAAAGCGCGATCGACTTGATCCGGGAGCGAGCCCAGGAACAAGGTTTGACTCTGGAAGTAGAGCTAGATCCTGACTTAGAGTACTGCGTGGCCGATCCCAGACGCCTCAAACAAATGCTGTTGAATTTACTCATCAATGCGATTAAATTTACCCCAGCGGGAAAAGTCGGTCTAAAAGTCTATCGTTCTCACCTTTTATCGGAAAGCGGCTCTACGGACAAGATTAATTTTCTCGTTTGGGATAACGGTATCGGCATCGATTTGGAAGATCAAGGGAAACTTTTTTCTCCTTTTTCGCAAATTGATAGTTCTCTATCGCGTCGGTATCCGGGAACTGGGTTAGGATTGGCGATCGTGCGGAAATTGGCAGAACTCCACGGAGGGTCGATTACCCTAGAATCTCGTAAGGGGCAGGGGGCACGCTTCACCCTGTCTTTGCCCCTGCTTTCCGCTTCCGAATAA
- a CDS encoding LysR family transcriptional regulator — MSDLPFTLDQLRILKAIAAEGSFKRAADSLYVSQPAVSLQVQNLERQLDVPLFDRGGRRAQLTEAGHLLLSYGERIISLCEETCRAIEDLQNLQGGTLIVGASQTTGTYLLPRMIGLFRQKYPDVSVQLHVHSTRRTAWSVANGQVDLAIIGGEIPSELVEALEIKPYLEDELALILPVFHPLAKADIIHKDDLYKLQFIALDSQSTIRKVIDQVLSRCSIDTRRLRVEMELNSIEAIKNAVQSGLGAAFVSISAIEKELQMGILSRATIEDVVVKRMLSVIFNPNRYRSKAAEAFSTEILPQFAHPGWGKELLETPSLTGNSHKFPAQEETKTISNNGS, encoded by the coding sequence ATGTCTGACCTTCCTTTCACACTAGATCAGTTGCGTATTCTCAAAGCGATCGCCGCTGAGGGAAGCTTCAAACGCGCTGCCGACAGTCTTTATGTCTCGCAACCCGCCGTGAGCTTGCAGGTACAAAACTTAGAGCGGCAGTTGGATGTGCCGTTGTTCGACCGAGGGGGCCGACGGGCACAACTCACCGAAGCAGGTCATCTCCTGCTCAGCTATGGCGAAAGAATAATATCACTTTGTGAAGAAACTTGTCGCGCCATAGAAGATCTCCAAAATCTCCAGGGTGGCACTTTGATTGTCGGGGCATCTCAGACAACGGGGACATACTTGCTGCCCCGTATGATCGGCTTGTTCCGACAAAAGTATCCGGATGTGTCAGTACAATTGCACGTTCACTCCACCCGCCGAACTGCCTGGAGTGTGGCAAACGGACAAGTGGATCTCGCCATTATTGGCGGTGAAATTCCTTCCGAACTTGTAGAAGCTTTAGAAATCAAGCCTTACCTAGAAGATGAGTTAGCGTTGATTTTGCCAGTCTTTCATCCTTTAGCAAAAGCCGATATCATCCACAAAGATGACCTTTACAAGTTGCAATTTATAGCTTTAGACTCCCAATCCACTATTCGCAAAGTGATTGACCAGGTGCTGAGCCGTTGCAGCATCGATACTCGCCGTCTGAGAGTGGAAATGGAATTGAACTCGATCGAGGCGATCAAAAATGCAGTGCAGTCAGGTTTGGGAGCGGCTTTTGTCTCTATTTCGGCAATTGAAAAAGAGTTACAGATGGGTATCCTCAGCCGCGCCACAATTGAAGATGTGGTTGTCAAGCGGATGCTGTCGGTGATTTTTAATCCCAATCGTTACCGCTCCAAAGCCGCAGAAGCTTTTAGCACGGAAATTCTCCCTCAGTTTGCCCATCCCGGATGGGGAAAAGAGCTTTTAGAAACACCGTCCCTCACGGGAAATTCCCATAAATTTCCTGCACAAGAAGAGACGAAAACTATCTCCAATAATGGCAGTTGA